Proteins encoded within one genomic window of Eurosta solidaginis isolate ZX-2024a chromosome 1, ASM4086904v1, whole genome shotgun sequence:
- the mor gene encoding SWI/SNF complex subunit SMARCC2 isoform X2: protein MNTLGPKKDGGPNVEFFQSPESLQGFETIRQWLQKNCKKYLANNTEPITKESLAQLLIQFLQYVEAKLGKNAQDPPATRIPMRLFMDFKPGGGLCIIFSTMFRFRAEQRGKKFDFSVGKNPPRKDPNIQLLIDIEQALVEANLYRIHYIYIRPEVSKDLAQRLRDILITRRVEIVFDEDEATHIIYPVVDPHPDEYARPVFKRGNHVMLHWYYFPESYDSWAVNTFDLPEFVPENPDSTGERWLVSASWVLDLEQYNEWMVEEDYEVDEMGKKKTHKHRMSVDDMMSFGTDEKKRVCSGVSGTTAGKQKRRRSPSPNTSKPGKRKRSPAVLHKKLRNEDDDEDLTRDMDDPPAEPNVQEVVKSAPMQSTASPAPGGKSRADNDMIPIKSGTMTDLDDEMTGGSAAPALSTGDGENSQTGKTSDNSNTQEFSSSAKEDMEDNVTEQTHHIIVPSYSAWFDYNSIHIIEKRAMSEFFNGKNKSKTPEIYMAYRNFMIDTYRLNPTEYLTSTACRRNLAGDVCAIMRVHAFLEQWGLINYQIDAELRPTPMGPPPTSHFHILSDTPSGLQSLNPQKTQQPSAAKTLLDLDKPKVIKDGKEGSVEGDKPTPAAAATLLPGISIKSETVENGTCSATTAGQQFGLKLDQYAKKPAAMKNRTAANMTREWTDQETLLLLEGLEMHKDDWNKVCEHVGTRTQDECILHFLRLPIEDPYLEDDGGFLGPLGCQPIPFSKSGNPIMSTVAFLASVVDPRVAAAAAKAAMEEFAAIKDEVPATIMDNHMKNVEKASAGGKFNPSFGLANSGIAGTGADKEEDDSHALGAGAIAVSVNTDGTEIKSEDTNDTDSKEAEACKQQVFNEANVQTAAAAALASAAVKAKHLAALEERKIKSLVALLVETQMKKLEIKLRHFEELETTMEREREGLEYQRQQLITERQQFHLEQLKAAEFRARQQAHHRLQQEQQWQCGTTGANASGSSTPGGNNSNAAIGTNINASSGPTQTVGPVVGGPSSVSGVGPQGATSTNQGTAATTASMSGSNTQQTTPSALGLPSVASPSAQQQTPTPMDTTPSVSIPIQSDGPTITSQTILPPLGTSGGIPIPPTTNIQSSNTPPNIPPIGAPPSMPSS from the exons ATGAATACACTGGGGCCGAAAAAGGACGGTGGTCCAAATGTGGAATTTTTTCAATCTCCTGAATCGTTACAAGGATTCGAAACAATTCGCCAATGGTtacagaaaaattgtaaaaaa TACTTGGCAAATAATACTGAACCAATAACCAAAGAATCGTTGGCACAATTATTAATACAATTTTTGCAATATGTGGAGGCTAAGTTGGGCAAAAATGCTCAGGACCCGCCGGCAACGCGAATCCCG ATGCGTTTATTTATGGATTTCAAGCCTGGCGGTGGCCTATGTATCATCTTCAGCACAATGTTTAGATTTCGTGCCGAGCAAcgcggaaaaaaatttgatttttccgTTGGTAAAAATCCACCACGTAAAGATCCAAATATCCAATTGTTGATTGATATTGAACAAGCGTTGGTTGAGGCAAATCTTTATCGTATACATTATATTTACATCAGACCAGAAGTAAGCAAAGATTTAGCACAACGATTACGTGATATACTAATTACCAGACGTGTAGAAATCGTCTTCGATGAGGATGAAGCTACTCACATTATATATCCGGTGGTTGATCCTCATCCAGATGAATATGCACGACCAGTTTTTAAGCGCGGAAATCATGTAATGTTGCATTGGTATTATTTTCCTGAATCATACGACTCTTGGGCAGTAAATACTTTTGATTTACCCGAATTCGTCCCCGAAAATCCAGACTCAACTGGAGAACGTTGGCTTGTTTCGGCATCTTGGGTTTTGGATTTGGAGCAATATAATGAATGGATGGTCGAAGAGGATTACGAAGTCGATGAAATGGGCAAAAAGAAAACACATAAACATCGTATGTCTGTTGATGATATGATGTCATTTGGAACGGATGAAAAGAAACGCGTTTGTTCTGGTGTAAGTGGTACTACGGCAGGTAAACAAAAGCGACGTCGTTCACCATCACCAAACACTTCGAAACCTGGCAAACGTAAGCGTTCGCCAGCCGTATTGCATAAAAAATTGCGTAACGAAGATGACGATGAAGATTTGACACGTGACATGGATGATCCACCAGCAGAACCGAATGTTCAAGAGGTTGTAAAATCAGCGCCCATGCAGTCAACTGCTAGTCCAGCACCAGGAGGAAAATCACGTGCTGACAATGATATGATACCCATTAAAA GTGGCACTATGACAGATTTAGATGATGAAATGACAGGCGGTAGCGCGGCTCCGGCGCTTTCCACTGGCGATGGTGAAAATTCACAAACTGGTAAAACAAGTGACAACAGTAATACTCAAGAGTTCTCTTCCTCTGCCAAAGAGGATATGGAAGACAATGTTACCGAGCAAACCCATCACATTATTGTACCCTCATATTCGGCTTGGTTTGACTACAACTCTATCCATATTATTGAAAAACGTGCCATGTCGGAATTTTTTAATggcaaaaataaatcaaaaacacCTGAAATTTATATGGCTTATCGTAATTTTATGATTGATACTTACAG ATTAAATCCAACTGAATACTTAACCAGCACCGCCTGTCGCAGAAACCTAGCTGGTGATGTATGCGCTATAATGCGTGTACATGCATTCCTGGAACAATGGGGTCTTATAAATTACCAAATCGATGCAGAATTACGTCCAACACCAATGGGTCCACCTCCCACTTCACATTTTCATATATTATCAGATACACCATCTGGTTTGCAATCGTTGAATCCCCAAAAGACGCAACAGCCATCTGCAGCCAAAACTTTGCTTGACTTAGACAAGCCGAAAGTAATTAAAGATGGTAAAGAAGGTTCTGTTGAAGGTGACAAACCAACACCAGCGGCAGCAGCAACACTTTTACCAGGCATTAGCATTAAAAGCGAGACAGTAGAAAATGGTACATGCTCCGCTACCACCGCAGGACAACAATTTGGCTTAAAGTTAGATCAATATGCAAAGAAACCAGCGGCTATGAAAAATCGTACAGCTGCAAATATGACACGCGAATGGACTGATCAGGAAACATTGCTATTACTTGAAGGTCTTGAAATGCATAAAGATGATTGGAATAAAGTTTGCGAACATGTTGGTACACGTACACAGGACGAGTGTATATTACATTTTCTGCGTTTACCAATCGAAGATCCCTATTTGGAAGATGATGGGGGATTTTTGGGACCGTTAGGTTGTCAACCGATACCATTCAGTAAATCAGGAAATCCCATTATGTCGACGGTAGCATTTTTAGCTTCAGTGGTTGATCCACGTGTAGCAGCAGCTGCTGCAAAAGCTGCAATGGAAGAATTTGCCGCTATAAAG GATGAGGTGCCTGCCACAATAATGGATAATCACATGAAAAATGTTGAGAAGGCTTCAGCAGGTGGTAAATTTAATCCAAGCTTTGGCCTAGCCAATAGCGGTATAGCCGGCACAGGTGCTGATAAGGAAGAAGACGATAGTCATGCACTAGGTGCAGGAGCAATAGCTGTGTCCGTGAATACAG ATGGCACTGAAATTAAAAGTGAAGATACTAATGACACAGATTCAAAAGAAGCTGAAGCATGTAAACAGCAGGTATTCAATGAGGCCAATGTCCAAACAGCTGCAGCAGCTGCGTTGGCATCAGCAGCTGTAAAAGCTAAACATTTAGCTGCTTTAGAAGAACGAAAAATTAAATCTCTTGTAGCATTGCTAGTTGAGACACAAATGAAAAAGTTGGAAATAAAATTACGCCATTTTGAAGAGCTTGAAACAACCATGGAACGTGAGCGCGAAGGTTTGGAATATCAGCGCCAACAACTCATTACCGAACGTCAACAATTCCATTTGGAGCAGCTCAAAGCAGCAGAATTTCGGGCACGTCAGCAAGCTCATCATCGTCTGCAACAAGAACAGCAATGGCAGTGTGGTACTACTGGTGCAAATGCTTCAGGCAGTAGCACTCCTGGCGGCAACAACTCCAATGCTGCAATTGGTACCAACATCAATGCATCATCTGGCCCAACTCAAACGGTTGGCCCTGTGGTCGGAGGACCATCATCAGTTAGTGGTGTTGGACCACAAGGAGCAACTTCAACTAATCAAGGTACAGCAGCGACAACGGCATCTATGAGTGGCAGTAATACGCAACAAACTACGCCATCAGCATTGGGTTTACCGTCTGTGGCATCACCAAGCGCACAACAACAGACACCAACACCAATGG ATACCACACCAAGCGTTTCTATCCCTATTCAATCAGATGGACCTACAATAACAAGCCAGACAATTTTGCCACCATTGGGAACATCTGGGGGCATTCCAATACCCCCAACTACAAATATTCAATCATCGAATACGCCACCAAACATTCCTCCAATTGGTGCTCCCCCATCTATGCCATCTTCTTAA
- the mor gene encoding SWI/SNF complex subunit SMARCC2 isoform X1 has product MNTLGPKKDGGPNVEFFQSPESLQGFETIRQWLQKNCKKYLANNTEPITKESLAQLLIQFLQYVEAKLGKNAQDPPATRIPMRLFMDFKPGGGLCIIFSTMFRFRAEQRGKKFDFSVGKNPPRKDPNIQLLIDIEQALVEANLYRIHYIYIRPEVSKDLAQRLRDILITRRVEIVFDEDEATHIIYPVVDPHPDEYARPVFKRGNHVMLHWYYFPESYDSWAVNTFDLPEFVPENPDSTGERWLVSASWVLDLEQYNEWMVEEDYEVDEMGKKKTHKHRMSVDDMMSFGTDEKKRVCSGVSGTTAGKQKRRRSPSPNTSKPGKRKRSPAVLHKKLRNEDDDEDLTRDMDDPPAEPNVQEVVKSAPMQSTASPAPGGKSRADNDMIPIKSGTMTDLDDEMTGGSAAPALSTGDGENSQTGKTSDNSNTQEFSSSAKEDMEDNVTEQTHHIIVPSYSAWFDYNSIHIIEKRAMSEFFNGKNKSKTPEIYMAYRNFMIDTYRLNPTEYLTSTACRRNLAGDVCAIMRVHAFLEQWGLINYQIDAELRPTPMGPPPTSHFHILSDTPSGLQSLNPQKTQQPSAAKTLLDLDKPKVIKDGKEGSVEGDKPTPAAAATLLPGISIKSETVENGTCSATTAGQQFGLKLDQYAKKPAAMKNRTAANMTREWTDQETLLLLEGLEMHKDDWNKVCEHVGTRTQDECILHFLRLPIEDPYLEDDGGFLGPLGCQPIPFSKSGNPIMSTVAFLASVVDPRVAAAAAKAAMEEFAAIKDEVPATIMDNHMKNVEKASAGGKFNPSFGLANSGIAGTGADKEEDDSHALGAGAIAVSVNTGAIGEEMKEISIKDGTEIKSEDTNDTDSKEAEACKQQVFNEANVQTAAAAALASAAVKAKHLAALEERKIKSLVALLVETQMKKLEIKLRHFEELETTMEREREGLEYQRQQLITERQQFHLEQLKAAEFRARQQAHHRLQQEQQWQCGTTGANASGSSTPGGNNSNAAIGTNINASSGPTQTVGPVVGGPSSVSGVGPQGATSTNQGTAATTASMSGSNTQQTTPSALGLPSVASPSAQQQTPTPMDTTPSVSIPIQSDGPTITSQTILPPLGTSGGIPIPPTTNIQSSNTPPNIPPIGAPPSMPSS; this is encoded by the exons ATGAATACACTGGGGCCGAAAAAGGACGGTGGTCCAAATGTGGAATTTTTTCAATCTCCTGAATCGTTACAAGGATTCGAAACAATTCGCCAATGGTtacagaaaaattgtaaaaaa TACTTGGCAAATAATACTGAACCAATAACCAAAGAATCGTTGGCACAATTATTAATACAATTTTTGCAATATGTGGAGGCTAAGTTGGGCAAAAATGCTCAGGACCCGCCGGCAACGCGAATCCCG ATGCGTTTATTTATGGATTTCAAGCCTGGCGGTGGCCTATGTATCATCTTCAGCACAATGTTTAGATTTCGTGCCGAGCAAcgcggaaaaaaatttgatttttccgTTGGTAAAAATCCACCACGTAAAGATCCAAATATCCAATTGTTGATTGATATTGAACAAGCGTTGGTTGAGGCAAATCTTTATCGTATACATTATATTTACATCAGACCAGAAGTAAGCAAAGATTTAGCACAACGATTACGTGATATACTAATTACCAGACGTGTAGAAATCGTCTTCGATGAGGATGAAGCTACTCACATTATATATCCGGTGGTTGATCCTCATCCAGATGAATATGCACGACCAGTTTTTAAGCGCGGAAATCATGTAATGTTGCATTGGTATTATTTTCCTGAATCATACGACTCTTGGGCAGTAAATACTTTTGATTTACCCGAATTCGTCCCCGAAAATCCAGACTCAACTGGAGAACGTTGGCTTGTTTCGGCATCTTGGGTTTTGGATTTGGAGCAATATAATGAATGGATGGTCGAAGAGGATTACGAAGTCGATGAAATGGGCAAAAAGAAAACACATAAACATCGTATGTCTGTTGATGATATGATGTCATTTGGAACGGATGAAAAGAAACGCGTTTGTTCTGGTGTAAGTGGTACTACGGCAGGTAAACAAAAGCGACGTCGTTCACCATCACCAAACACTTCGAAACCTGGCAAACGTAAGCGTTCGCCAGCCGTATTGCATAAAAAATTGCGTAACGAAGATGACGATGAAGATTTGACACGTGACATGGATGATCCACCAGCAGAACCGAATGTTCAAGAGGTTGTAAAATCAGCGCCCATGCAGTCAACTGCTAGTCCAGCACCAGGAGGAAAATCACGTGCTGACAATGATATGATACCCATTAAAA GTGGCACTATGACAGATTTAGATGATGAAATGACAGGCGGTAGCGCGGCTCCGGCGCTTTCCACTGGCGATGGTGAAAATTCACAAACTGGTAAAACAAGTGACAACAGTAATACTCAAGAGTTCTCTTCCTCTGCCAAAGAGGATATGGAAGACAATGTTACCGAGCAAACCCATCACATTATTGTACCCTCATATTCGGCTTGGTTTGACTACAACTCTATCCATATTATTGAAAAACGTGCCATGTCGGAATTTTTTAATggcaaaaataaatcaaaaacacCTGAAATTTATATGGCTTATCGTAATTTTATGATTGATACTTACAG ATTAAATCCAACTGAATACTTAACCAGCACCGCCTGTCGCAGAAACCTAGCTGGTGATGTATGCGCTATAATGCGTGTACATGCATTCCTGGAACAATGGGGTCTTATAAATTACCAAATCGATGCAGAATTACGTCCAACACCAATGGGTCCACCTCCCACTTCACATTTTCATATATTATCAGATACACCATCTGGTTTGCAATCGTTGAATCCCCAAAAGACGCAACAGCCATCTGCAGCCAAAACTTTGCTTGACTTAGACAAGCCGAAAGTAATTAAAGATGGTAAAGAAGGTTCTGTTGAAGGTGACAAACCAACACCAGCGGCAGCAGCAACACTTTTACCAGGCATTAGCATTAAAAGCGAGACAGTAGAAAATGGTACATGCTCCGCTACCACCGCAGGACAACAATTTGGCTTAAAGTTAGATCAATATGCAAAGAAACCAGCGGCTATGAAAAATCGTACAGCTGCAAATATGACACGCGAATGGACTGATCAGGAAACATTGCTATTACTTGAAGGTCTTGAAATGCATAAAGATGATTGGAATAAAGTTTGCGAACATGTTGGTACACGTACACAGGACGAGTGTATATTACATTTTCTGCGTTTACCAATCGAAGATCCCTATTTGGAAGATGATGGGGGATTTTTGGGACCGTTAGGTTGTCAACCGATACCATTCAGTAAATCAGGAAATCCCATTATGTCGACGGTAGCATTTTTAGCTTCAGTGGTTGATCCACGTGTAGCAGCAGCTGCTGCAAAAGCTGCAATGGAAGAATTTGCCGCTATAAAG GATGAGGTGCCTGCCACAATAATGGATAATCACATGAAAAATGTTGAGAAGGCTTCAGCAGGTGGTAAATTTAATCCAAGCTTTGGCCTAGCCAATAGCGGTATAGCCGGCACAGGTGCTGATAAGGAAGAAGACGATAGTCATGCACTAGGTGCAGGAGCAATAGCTGTGTCCGTGAATACAGGTGCGATAGGTGAAGAaatgaaggaaatttccatcaaAG ATGGCACTGAAATTAAAAGTGAAGATACTAATGACACAGATTCAAAAGAAGCTGAAGCATGTAAACAGCAGGTATTCAATGAGGCCAATGTCCAAACAGCTGCAGCAGCTGCGTTGGCATCAGCAGCTGTAAAAGCTAAACATTTAGCTGCTTTAGAAGAACGAAAAATTAAATCTCTTGTAGCATTGCTAGTTGAGACACAAATGAAAAAGTTGGAAATAAAATTACGCCATTTTGAAGAGCTTGAAACAACCATGGAACGTGAGCGCGAAGGTTTGGAATATCAGCGCCAACAACTCATTACCGAACGTCAACAATTCCATTTGGAGCAGCTCAAAGCAGCAGAATTTCGGGCACGTCAGCAAGCTCATCATCGTCTGCAACAAGAACAGCAATGGCAGTGTGGTACTACTGGTGCAAATGCTTCAGGCAGTAGCACTCCTGGCGGCAACAACTCCAATGCTGCAATTGGTACCAACATCAATGCATCATCTGGCCCAACTCAAACGGTTGGCCCTGTGGTCGGAGGACCATCATCAGTTAGTGGTGTTGGACCACAAGGAGCAACTTCAACTAATCAAGGTACAGCAGCGACAACGGCATCTATGAGTGGCAGTAATACGCAACAAACTACGCCATCAGCATTGGGTTTACCGTCTGTGGCATCACCAAGCGCACAACAACAGACACCAACACCAATGG ATACCACACCAAGCGTTTCTATCCCTATTCAATCAGATGGACCTACAATAACAAGCCAGACAATTTTGCCACCATTGGGAACATCTGGGGGCATTCCAATACCCCCAACTACAAATATTCAATCATCGAATACGCCACCAAACATTCCTCCAATTGGTGCTCCCCCATCTATGCCATCTTCTTAA
- the Fdh gene encoding alcohol dehydrogenase class-3, giving the protein MSSTEGKVITCKAAIAWEAKKPLVIEDVDVAPPKAHEVRIKIVASGVCHTDAYTLGGFDPEGVFPVILGHEGAGVVESVGEGVTTFKAGDHVLPLYIPQCNECKFCKSRKTNLCQKVRITQGKGVLPDGTTRFTCKGQTIFHFMGTSTFSQYTVVADISLCKIDENAPLEKIGLLGCGIPTGYGAALNTAKVEPGSICGIWGLGAVGLATAMGCRKAGAAKIYGIDINSDKFEVAKKFGVTDFVNPKEVADKGPIQNYLIDLLDGGFDYTFECIGNVNTMRAALEATHKGWGTSVIIGVAAAGQEISTRPFQLVVGRTWKGTAFGGWKSVSDVPKLVKAYLGKELMVDEFITHTMDLDAINKAFDLMHAGKSLRAMVKL; this is encoded by the exons ATGTCGTCAACCGAGGGCAAA GTTATCACTTGCAAGGCAGCTATCGCATGGGAGGCCAAAAAGCCGCTTGTCATTGAAGATGTCGATGTAGCACCACCAAAAGCGCATGAAGTTCGAATCAAGATAGTCGCTTCCGGTGTATGTCATACAGATGCATACACTTTGGGTGGATTCGATCCGGAAGGAG TATTTCCCGTTATACTTGGACATGAGGGCGCAGGTGTTGTAGAGAGTGTTGGTGAAGGTGTAACCACGTTCAAGGCAGGTGATCACGTCTTACCACTATACATTCCACAGTGCAACGAATGCAAATTTTGTAAAAGTAGAAAAACGAATTTATGTCAAAAGGTGCGTATCACACAAGGAAAAGGTGTTTTACCAGATGGCACAACGCGCTTCACGTGTAAAGGAcagacaatttttcattttatgggCACATCGACATTCTCACAATATACGGTTGTAGCTGATATCTCACTATGTAAG ATTGACGAAAATGCACCACTTGAGAAAATTGGTCTATTAGGCTGTGGCATTCCTACTGGCTATGGTGCTGCACTCAACACAGCCAAAGTAGAACCAGGAAGCATTTGCGGTATATGGGGTTTGGGCGCTGTTGGTCTAGCCACTGCTATGGGTTGTCGTAAAGCGGGTGCCGCCAAGATCTATGGCATCGATATTAATTCAGACAAATTTGAAGTTGCAAAGAAATTTGGTGTTACCGATTTTGTCAATCCTAAAGAAGTAGCCGATAAGGGACCaattcaaaattatttaattGATCTTTTGGATGGTGGTTTTGATTATACTTTTGAATGTATTGGTAATGTCAATACAATGCGCGCAGCACTTGAAGCTACACATAAGGGTTGGGGCACATCTGTTATAATTGGTGTTGCAGCAGCTGGTCAAGAGATAAGTACACGTCCATTTCAATTGGTTGTTGGCCGCACATGGAAGGGTACAGCTTTTGGTGGTTGGAAAAGTGTATCGGATGTACCGAAATTGGTAAAAGCTTATTTGGGTAAGGAGTTGATGGTCGATGAATTTATAACGCACACTATGGA